Proteins encoded together in one Streptomyces sp. NA04227 window:
- a CDS encoding HNH endonuclease family protein codes for MRNRARALAAAVTAAATTALTFAATAPAQAALPTPISASTARSYLASMPATGEHSRTGYSRDLFPHWITISGACNTRETVLKRDGSGVVTDSSCAATSGSWYSPYDGATWSAASDVDIDHLIPLAEAWDSGAWNWSTSKRQQLANDLTRPQLLAVTDNVNQSKGDQDPGTWWPSRTAYKCTYARAWVQVKHYYGLSVDSAEKSALTSVLNGC; via the coding sequence ATGCGCAATCGCGCTCGCGCCCTCGCCGCTGCCGTCACCGCCGCCGCGACCACCGCGCTGACCTTCGCGGCCACCGCTCCCGCACAGGCCGCCCTGCCGACCCCGATATCCGCGAGCACCGCCCGCTCCTACCTGGCCTCCATGCCGGCCACCGGCGAGCACTCCCGCACGGGCTACAGCCGTGACCTGTTCCCGCACTGGATCACCATCAGCGGCGCCTGCAACACCCGCGAGACCGTGCTCAAGCGCGACGGTTCCGGTGTGGTCACCGACTCCTCCTGTGCCGCGACGTCCGGCAGCTGGTACTCGCCCTACGACGGTGCCACCTGGTCCGCGGCCTCCGACGTCGACATCGACCACCTGATCCCGCTGGCCGAGGCCTGGGACTCCGGTGCCTGGAACTGGAGCACCTCCAAGCGCCAGCAGCTCGCCAACGACCTGACCCGCCCGCAGCTGCTCGCGGTGACCGACAACGTCAACCAGTCCAAGGGCGACCAGGACCCGGGCACCTGGTGGCCGTCGCGTACCGCCTACAAGTGCACCTACGCCCGCGCCTGGGTGCAGGTCAAGCACTACTACGGTCTGAGCGTCGACTCGGCCGAGAAGAGCGCGCTGACCTCGGTCCTCAACGGCTGCTGA
- a CDS encoding NADPH:quinone oxidoreductase family protein, producing the protein MRAVQVVRLEGPQAVELVTAEAPQLVEGQVLIDVKAAGVTYPDVLLSRGEYQIKPEPPFTPGSEVAGVVVQAPAGSGFVSGQRVAAFPGFGGFAEQVATDPSMVFALPDRLSFAQGAGLPMNLLTVHFALTRRGGLKAGETVLVHGAAGGVGTAAVQLASVLGARVVAVVSSEAKADVARAAGADEVVLAEGFLGAVKELTGGRGVDIVVDPVGGDRFTDSLRSLAPEGRLLVIGFTGGEIPTVKVNRLLLNNIDVRGVGWGAYWLPRTAYLREQWTELLPHLETGRLDPVLGPTYPLKDAAEALLALDERRAAGKIVLELE; encoded by the coding sequence ATGCGCGCGGTGCAGGTGGTACGGCTCGAAGGCCCTCAGGCAGTGGAACTGGTCACGGCCGAGGCACCGCAGCTCGTCGAGGGGCAGGTACTGATCGACGTGAAGGCGGCCGGGGTCACCTACCCCGACGTGCTGCTCAGCCGCGGTGAGTACCAGATCAAGCCCGAGCCGCCGTTCACGCCCGGCTCGGAGGTCGCGGGCGTCGTCGTCCAGGCGCCCGCCGGTTCCGGGTTCGTGTCCGGCCAGCGCGTGGCCGCCTTCCCCGGGTTCGGCGGCTTCGCCGAACAGGTGGCCACCGATCCGTCCATGGTGTTCGCGCTGCCCGACCGGCTGTCCTTCGCCCAGGGCGCGGGACTGCCGATGAACCTGCTCACCGTCCACTTCGCACTCACCCGCCGCGGCGGCCTGAAGGCGGGCGAGACGGTTCTCGTGCACGGCGCCGCGGGCGGCGTGGGCACCGCCGCCGTCCAGCTCGCCTCCGTCCTGGGCGCCCGCGTCGTGGCCGTGGTCTCCTCGGAGGCGAAGGCCGACGTCGCCCGCGCGGCGGGCGCCGACGAGGTCGTGCTGGCCGAAGGGTTCCTCGGCGCGGTCAAGGAGCTCACCGGCGGCCGCGGTGTGGACATCGTGGTCGACCCTGTCGGCGGCGACCGCTTCACCGACTCCCTGCGCTCCCTCGCCCCGGAGGGCCGTCTGCTGGTCATCGGCTTCACCGGCGGTGAGATCCCCACGGTCAAGGTGAACCGGCTGCTGCTGAACAACATCGACGTACGCGGGGTCGGCTGGGGCGCCTACTGGCTCCCGCGCACCGCCTACCTGCGCGAGCAGTGGACAGAGCTGCTGCCGCACCTGGAGACCGGAAGGCTGGACCCCGTACTCGGCCCCACCTACCCGCTCAAGGACGCCGCCGAAGCCCTGCTCGCCCTCGACGAGCGACGTGCGGCGGGCAAGATCGTCCTCGAACTGGAGTGA